CGAGGTTGAAGGCCTCCCCGGCGCTGGGGCCGCAGAGGTCGGAGATCCCCCGCACGGAGACGAACGGCAGGCCGAAGGAGTGGCACGCCTGCGCGATGGCCGCCGACTCCATGTCGGTGGTGAGGGCGTGCGGGAAGGCCGCGCGGACGTGGTCGACCATCCGCGCGTCCACGAAGCTGTCGCTGGTGACCATCTGGCCGACGAGGACGCCGGACCGCGCCTTGGCGCGCTCGACGAGCGCGGGCGCCCCGGGGTAGCTCACGGGCATGCCGGGCACCTGGCCCAGCGTGTACCCGAACGCCGTCGCGTCGGCGTCGCTGTAGGTGTAGTCGGAGCCGACGACGACGTCACCGACGCGGACGCCGACACCGAGGCCACCGGCGGAGCCCGAGCTGACGACGATCGAGGTGCGCACGGCGTGCACGGCCAGCGCGGTGGCGACGGCGGCGTTGACCGTGCCGATCCCGGAACGGACGAGCAGGAGCCTGCGGCCGGAGACGGTCGCGAGGGACGTGCGGGCGTGACCCACCTGGCGCGGCGTGCTGAGGTCGCTGGCGCGTCGCTCGAACGGCGCGAGCTCGGAGTCCATCGCCGTGA
The sequence above is a segment of the Georgenia faecalis genome. Coding sequences within it:
- the mtnN gene encoding 5'-methylthioadenosine/S-adenosylhomocysteine nucleosidase; the protein is MSPERTPVLSPAPPNATTVDAVIITAMDSELAPFERRASDLSTPRQVGHARTSLATVSGRRLLLVRSGIGTVNAAVATALAVHAVRTSIVVSSGSAGGLGVGVRVGDVVVGSDYTYSDADATAFGYTLGQVPGMPVSYPGAPALVERAKARSGVLVGQMVTSDSFVDARMVDHVRAAFPHALTTDMESAAIAQACHSFGLPFVSVRGISDLCGPSAGEAFNLAVDDVAALAADLALDLATGQSAS